Proteins encoded by one window of Roseibium sp. Sym1:
- the rpsS gene encoding 30S ribosomal protein S19, protein MARSIWKGPFVDGYLLKKADKVRESGRNEVIKTWSRRSTILPQFVGLTFGVYNGQKHVPVLVSEEMIGHKFGEFSPSRTYYGHGADKKAKRK, encoded by the coding sequence GTGGCACGTTCGATCTGGAAAGGTCCGTTTGTCGACGGGTATCTGCTGAAGAAAGCGGACAAGGTCCGTGAGTCAGGCCGGAACGAGGTCATCAAGACCTGGAGCCGCCGCTCGACGATCCTTCCGCAGTTCGTAGGTTTGACCTTCGGCGTCTACAACGGTCAAAAGCACGTTCCGGTGCTGGTGTCTGAAGAGATGATTGGTCACAAGTTCGGCGAGTTCTCGCCGAGCCGGACCTACTACGGACACGGCGCCGACAAGAAGGCAAAGAGGAAGTAA
- the rplV gene encoding 50S ribosomal protein L22, translating into MGKPKRERTLADNEARAMTRMLRISPRKLNLVAASIRGKKVGSAIADLTFSRKRIAQDVKKTLMSAVANAENNHDLDIDNLVVAEAHVGKAFVIKRFQARARGRVGRIEKPFSNLTIVVREVEETA; encoded by the coding sequence ATGGGCAAGCCGAAGCGTGAGCGGACGCTCGCTGACAACGAGGCTCGGGCAATGACCCGCATGCTGCGCATTTCCCCGCGCAAGCTGAACCTCGTTGCGGCTTCGATCCGTGGTAAAAAGGTCGGCTCCGCGATTGCGGACCTGACATTCTCCCGCAAGCGCATCGCGCAGGACGTCAAGAAGACCCTGATGTCCGCTGTTGCCAACGCGGAAAACAACCATGACCTGGACATCGACAACCTCGTGGTTGCCGAGGCTCATGTTGGCAAGGCTTTTGTCATCAAGCGCTTCCAGGCCCGTGCACGTGGACGCGTCGGCCGGATCGAGAAGCCGTTCTCGAACCTGACCATCGTTGTGCGCGAAGTTGAGGAGACTGCCTGA